The following proteins are encoded in a genomic region of Triticum dicoccoides isolate Atlit2015 ecotype Zavitan chromosome 1B, WEW_v2.0, whole genome shotgun sequence:
- the LOC119335169 gene encoding uncharacterized protein LOC119335169, with the protein MHRRFLNVIVQDLNTRINSLYLVDPWKHLFCRSTGKAEAAEDAKLEKKNPGALIDPLKLHKPQLRFGSFLLSALLTENCLLLADSTHSAFLYDNDLNSVQPIQSMNFPKGPNCVCFSAPQANPLDSHRYYILDLSPASTINSPFRVLSYRSNSFSSESHVKSNYTNSFYWDTLPVPPFLGHDYGRTIDICSSMMINGSTICISSVEKGVGTYTFDTVTKLWTQAGNWVLPFYGKAEYVPELNLSFALSADSPHRLCALTCTTMHHGGPPALQHTFDDLDLPENWSPYKCHLVNLGSGNFCIISFCKTMNCEFAVFTGVEVKPCINGDRPLRMIKHLSKSFSLGSHSIKSVL; encoded by the coding sequence ATGCATCGTCGGTTTTTGAATGTGATAGTACAGGACTTGAACACTCGCATCAATTCGTTGTACCTCGTCGACCCTTGGAAGCATCTCTTCTGCCGGTCAACAGGAAAAGCAGAAGCTGCAGAAGATGCAAAACTGGAGAAGAAAAATCCAGGAGCGTTGATAGATCCCTTGAAGTTGCATAAGCCGCAACTCAGGTTTGGATCATTTCTCCTCTCTGCTCTGTTGACAGAGAACTGCCTCCTGCTGGCAGACTCTACTCACAGTGCATTTCTCTACGACAACGACTTAAACTCGGTCCAACCCATTCAATCTATGAATTTTCCCAAGGGACCTAATTGCGTCTGCTTCTCTGCACCCCAAGCTAACCCCTTAGACTCTCACCGCTACTATATACTGGACCTGTCACCGGCCTCCACTATCAATTCTCCCTTTAGGGTCCTCAGCTACCGCTCTAATAGTTTCTCCTCCGAATCCCATGTAAAATCTAACTACACCAATTCATTCTACTGGGATACTCTCCCAGTACCACCATTTCTAGGCCATGACTATGGAAGAACCATTGACATTTGTTCCTCCATGATGATCAATGGCTCGACCATATGCATATCCTCTGTCGAGAAGGGCGTTGGCACCTACACCTTTGATACAGTGACAAAGTTATGGACTCAGGCTGGCAATTGGGTGCTGCCCTTCTACGGCAAAGCAGAGTATGTTCCCGAGCTCAACCTTTCTTTCGCTCTATCTGCTGACAGCCCCCACCGCTTGTGCGCTTTAACCTGCACTACAATGCACCATGGCGGCCCACCAGCATTGCAGCATACTTTTGATGATCTCGACCTGCCGGAGAATTGGTCGCCATACAAGTGCCACCTGGTTAACCTTGGCTCAGGCAACTTTTGCATCATTTCCTTCTGTAAGACCATGAACTGTGAGTTTGCCGTCTTCACCGGCGTGGAGGTGAAACCCTGCATCAATGGCGACCGACCTCTCCGGATGATCAAGCACCTGTCTAAGAGTTTCAGCCTTGGATCTCATAGCATCAAAAGTGTGCTCTGA